From Cystobacter fuscus DSM 2262:
GTCTTTCCCGAGACCGTGGTGCCTTACTACCCCTATTTCTCCTTCGTCCAGGCCCCCGTGGCCATGGGCAAGGAACACCTGCGCTTGATGAACGAGTCGGTGATCGTGCCTTCCGCCGTCACCGAGCGCATTGGCGAGGCCTGTCGCGAGGCGGGCATGGTGGTGTCCCTGGGCGTCAACGAGCGCGACGGGGGCACCCTGTACAATGCCCAATTGCTGTTCGATGCCGACGGCCGGCTCATCCAGCGCCGCCGGAAGATCACCCCGACCTACCATGAGCGCATGGTCTGGGGTCAAGGCGACGGCTCTGGCCTGTGCGCGGTGGACAGCCGCGTCGGCCGGATCGGCTCGCTGGCGTGCTGGGAACACTACAACCCGCTGGCGCGCTACGCGCTGATGGCCGATGGCGAGCAGATCCACGCGGCGATGTTCCCCGGCTCGCTGGTGGGCGAGATCTTCGCCGAGCAGATCGCGGTCACCATCCGCCACCACGCACTGGAATCCGGCTGCTTCGTGGTCAACGCCACCGCCTGGCTCAGCCCGGAACAACAGGCGCGGCTCATGGCGGACACCGGTTGCGCGATGGGACCCATCTCCGGTGGTTGTTTCACCGCCATCGTCTCGCCGGAAGGCAAGCTGCTCGGCGAACCGCTGTGCGGCGGTGAAGGGGTGGTGATCGCCGAGCTCGACCTCACGCTCATCGACAAGCGCAAACGCATGATGGACTCGGTTGGCCACTACAGCCGTCCGGAGCTGCTCAGCCTGCTCATCGACCGCCGCGCCACCGCGCACGTCCATGCTCGGCATGAGAACCTCGAGGAGGCCTCCCATGTCCGGCGGTGAAACCCCTCCGGTCGTTCCACTGCCGGCCAACGAGCTGCTCGTCGAGCTGCAATGCCATGGCGTCCGTTGGCAGGGCGCCGACGGTCTGTCTCGGAAAGGCGGCGCCGGGCCCTCGGATCACAAGGCCCTCAGCCTGGGCGAGCGCACGGCCATGGTGCCGATGCTCAACCGCGCCTCGCTGGACTCGCCCTACGCCGCGGTGCCCGACGAGAGCGGCACGCGGGCGCGGCTCTTCCGCGAGGGCCTTCCCGTGGGCGAGGTCCAACTGCCGGGGGTCCCGCGCTTCTACGGTCTCACCACGGCGGAGGGCACGCCCTACTGGAAGATCGCCACCCTGCACAGTCGCGACGTGCTGGCCACCACGGTGCTCCAGCACTGCGTGCGCATGAACGAGGCCGCCACCGCCTGTCGGTTCTGTGCCATCGGCCAGTCGCTGGCCGCCGGAAGGACGATCGCCCGCAAGCGCCCGGCCCAGCTCGCCGAAGTGGCCCGGGCGGCGGTGGAACTGGACGGCGTCAAGCACATGGTGATGACCACTGGCACGCCCCAGACCCCGGATCGCGGCGCCGCCCTCCTCTGTGAATCCGCCGCCGCGGTGACCGCCGCGGTGAACCTGCCGATCCAGGCCCAATGCGAGCCGCCGGACGACAACGCGTGGTTCCAACGTCTGGCGGACAGCGGCGTGGTGTCGCTCGGCATGCATCTGGAGGCGGTCACCGACGTGGTCCGCCAGCGAATCATGCCGGGCAAGGCCGGAGTGCCGCTGACACGCTACTTCGATGCCTTCGCCGCAGCCGTCTCGGTCTTCGGCCGCAGCCAGGTGAGCACCTATATCCTCGCGGGCCTGGGCGACAGCGAAGACGCCATCGCCGCCATGGGCGAGCGCCTGGCGGCGCTCGGGGTGTATCCCTTCGTGGTGCCCTTCGTCCCCATCGATGGCACACCGCTCGCCCATCACCCCAAGCCCGACAGCGCGTTCATGCAGCGGCTCTACTCACGTCTGGGGGGCAGCCTGCGCCGTCACGGGCTGCACTCGGAGCGCATCAAGGCTGGCTGTGCCCGATGCGGAGCCTGCTCGGCGCTCAAGGGGTACGAGTGATGAGTGCCTCCTTCGCCCTGATCCCGGACACCTTCGAGCCCTGGCGCGCCGACGACCTGCGCGTCAAGCCCGCCAGCGAGGCCTGGGAACGCGCCGACTATTATGCCCTGCGCCGCGCGGTCTTCGTCGGTGAGCAGCGATTGCTGGAACAGGACCGCGACCCCCGGGACTTCCAGGCCATCCCCATCGTCGCCGTGGCCCACGCCTGCGGCATGGCCGACCGGGTGGTCGGCGCGGTGCGCATCTACGAGGAAGGGGAGGGCCTGTGGTACGGCGGCAGGCTCTGCGTGGCGCGGGACTACCGCCGCCACGCGCGGATCGGCCAGGCGCTGGTGAACGAAGCGGTGGCACGGGCCAGGGAGCTCGGCTGCCACACCTTCCGCGCCACGGTGCAAGCGGCCAACGAGACCTGGTTCCAGCGCTTGCACTGGCGCAGCCTGGAACGCCTGGAGCTGCTCGGCCAGCCCCACGTGCTGATGCAGGCGGAGCTGGAACACTATCCCTTCCTGCCGCGGCACGGCGGCTCGCCGCCCCGTGAGGAGCACCGTCATGGCTGAGCTCGCCACGCTGCTGTCGGCTCTGCGCGAGACGCCGGCGATGCGCGCCAAACAAGCCATCCAGCATCCGGCCCGGCGCCTCGCTGGACCGCCCGCGAAGGGGGAGGAGCGCTACACGCGGCCGGGGGACGATACCGCCGCGTTTCGCTGTGGCGACGGCTACCTGCTCCTCGCCATGGAAGGCATGCTGCCCGCCTTCGTGGAGCAGGACCCCTGGTTCGCCGGATGGTCCGCGGTCATGGCCAATGTCAGCGACATCGCCGCCATGGGAGGCCGGGCCCAGGCGGTGGTCAATGCCTACTGGCACCACGACGCGGCCGCCGCCGATCAACTGCTCGCTGGAATGGAGGCGGCCTGTGCCGCCTACGGCGTGCGTCTGGCTGGCGGCCACACCCATCAGGCACCGGGCAATCCCGCCTGCCTCGCGGTGGCGATCACCGGCTGGGCGCGAACGTTGCTCTCGACCTTCCACGCGGCGCCCGGCCAGTTGCTGGCGATGGCCGTCGACCTCGATGGCCGCTGGCATGGCGACGCGCCCTACTGGAAGGCTTTCGAAGGGGTGCCGGGCGAGCGCCTGCGGGCCAGACTGGAATTGCTGCCGGCCCTCGCCGAGGCGGGCCGCCTGCGCGCCGCCAAGGACATCAGCAACGCCGGCATTCTCGGCACCCTGCTGATGCTGCTGGAGCCCACTGGCTGTGGGGCCCGGGTCGATCTCGATGCCCTGCCATGTCCGGCCGGTGTCCCGTTGGAGCGCTGGCTGCGAGTCTTCCCGAGCTACGGCTTCCTGATGACCCTGGACGCCGCGGATTGGCCATACGTGGAGGCCACCTTCGCCACCGAGGGCGTGCACTGCGCCGCCATTGGCCAGCTCGATGCCAGCGCCCGGCTGTGGGTCGAGCACGCTGACCAACGCGCTGAATTCTGGAACCTGGGGGAGCGGCCCTTCACTGGCTTCGCTTGCCCGCCCCGACCCGAGGAGCACTGACATGCCCGCCGTGAACATCAAGCTGCGCTGGCCCGATGGCAAGCTCAGCACCGCCTACTCTCCTTCCACGGTCGTCTACGAGCACTTCAAGGCTGGTCACAGCTACCCGCTGGCGGACTTCCTCTCCCTCGCCGAGACCGCGTTCAACGCGGCATCCGAGCGCGTCAAGCAGGTTCGCGGATTCTATTGCAGCTCGGCGATGGACAGCCTCGCCGGTCTCCGTCTGCTGGCCCGCCAATATCCGGCCCGCGGCGCCCGCGTCGAGGTACTCGACCTGCGGACCCACGGCGCCGAGCAGGTCTGACACGACCGCGAAACCTTGTCCCAGAGGTATACATCCCATGTCCCATCACAACGTCATCGTCGTCGGTGGCGGGCAGGCCGGTCTGTCCGCCAGCTATTACCTTCAGCAGCGAGACATCAACCACCTGGTCCTGGAGAGCCGCACCCTCACCCATACCTGGCGCGAGCAACGCTGGGACAGTTTCACCCTGGTCACTCCCAACTGGCAGTGTGCGCTCCCCGGTGCTCCCTACCAGGGGGCCGAGCCGCATGGCTTCATGAAGAAGAACGAGATCATCGCCTACCTGGATGGTTTCATCGAGACGGTGCGGCCACCGGTCCGCGAAGGGGTCACGGTGCGGCGGCTCGCCGCGCGCGCCGGGGGCGGCTATCAGGTGATGACCAACGCCGGGGAGTTCAGCGCCGAGCAGGTCATCGTCGCCACCGGTGGCTACCACACGCCGATCATCCCGCGCTTCGCCGAGCGGCTGCCGCCGTCCATCCTCCAACTGCAATCCGCGCGGTACCGCAATCCCCAGAGCCTGCCAGACGGTCCCGTGCTGGTGGTGGGCTCCGGGCAATCCGGCGCGCAGATCGCCGAGGATCTTCACCTGGCCGGCCGGCAGGTGCATCTGGCGGTGGGGGAGGCACCTCGCTGTGCGCGTTTCTACCGCGGCAGGGACGTGGTCGCCTGGTTGGCGGACATGGGTTACTACGCCATGGGTGTGGACCGGCACCCCTTGCGCGAGGGGGTGCGCGACAACACCAATCACTATGTCACCGGACGGGATGGCGGGCGCGACATCGATCTGCGTGTGTTCGCCATGCAGGGAATGCAGCTCCATGGACAGTTGGATGAGCTGGAGGGCGGAACACTGCGCTTCGCGCCGAACCTGGCCGTCAACCTGGACAACGCCGACGCCGTCTATAACCGCATCAACGCCAGCATCGACAAGTACATCGAGGAGCGCGGCATCCCGGCACCGCCGGGCTCGGTCTACCAGCCGGTCTGGCGGCCCTCCGAGGAGCGCACCAGCTTGCCGGTCGAGGGCCTCGCGGCGGTCATCTGGTGCATTGGTTTCCGCCCGGACTTCACCTGGATCGACCTGCCGGTCTTCAACGGCCGCGGCCAGCCGAGCCACGTGCGCGGCGTCACCGCCACGCGCGGTTTGTACTTCCTCGGCCTGCCCTGGCTGTACACCTGGGGCTCCGGGCGCTTCTCCGGCGTGGCGCAGGATGCCGAGTATCTGGTGGACCGCATCGCGGCGGTACGCGGCGGTGCACTGAACTGAGCTTCGCCTCGAGCGCCTGAGCCGCCGCCTCGTCGAGCCCAGGGTGGTGACAGTTGTCACCAGACAGGACTTCTCCTCGGTACGAGCCCCTCTCAGGGTGGTGACTATTGTCACCAGATGACAACGGCCCGCACTTTCGCGATAAGGGGAGGGCGTGGAGCTTCTCCAAGACTCTTACGGAGCCGGGGTCAGGGAGGGCTGAATGTTTTGGAAGAAGACGCACCGACACGCGCAGGGGTCATCCATGCGATTCAACTCTCTTCGTCCGTTCAACCGTGCACAGGGCGGCCAGTCGGGTGGTCTTCGCAGCCTGTTCCATCGCCGCCAACCCGCTCAGGTCGCTCCCCAGCCCGCCCCGTCCGCGGCCTACTCCCAGCGCATCCCGGCCGACCGTTATGGCGCTCCTCAGTCCTCGGCGCACAATTCACGCCCTGTCCTGAATCCCCAGAACAAGACTTACGTTCCCTATACACAGAGCCCGAATCGACCGGTTTATGGGAAGGCGGCCCCCCAGCAGCAAGCGGGGTCCGTGAAGCCCGAGGACGTGCTCGATCCGTCCTCGTGGCGGGTGCCGCAGCGCGTCCGGGTGCCGGTGGGGTCCACGCCGCCCCCCTTGCCTCCTCGCCCGCCTCCCTTGCCTCCTCGTCCGCCCGCCTATTCCCAGGTCTCCGCGCAGAGCACGCATCAACCGGCTCTCGACCCCAGGGCGCTGTTCCAGAGCATCCCGGTAGACCCGCTCCTTTCCCCGGGGTTTGGGATCGGAGGCCCTTCCAGTCGCCGGCCTTCCGAAAGCCCTCCGATGAAAACCGCCACGGCTTCCGTCGATGTCGTCAGCCCCAGACCCGTGCGGCCCCTGGAAAAGAACATCGTGAACATGGAAAGACTCGCGAGCATGGCGGGCCCCTACTCTGGGTCTCAGGGATGATTTGAAGCCCCGGGGGGTCGAGGAACCCGTCCGTTCCATCCTTCAGCAAGCCCTGGAGCACCACGCGTCCCCTTCGGAGCACCATGAGACAGCAGCGGAGCGTCGAAGAGGTGGCCACCCAGCTTCGGGCACTGGGCGTGCGTCGAGGGGGCGTGCTGCTCGTGCATACGTCGTTCCGAGCGGTGCGCCCGATACAGGACGGCCCCCTGGGGTTGCTCCGCGCGCTGCGGCTCGCGCTCGGGGAGAAGGGCACGCTGGTCATGCCGACGATGACCGATGGCGAGTCCCTCTTCGATCCCGCGTCGACACCGACTCATGACATGGGCATCACCGCCGAGCTGTTCTGGAGACAGCCCGGCGTCCGGCGCAGCACGCATCCGGGTGGCTCGTTCGCCGCCGAGGGGCCGCTGGCCGAGCTCATCTGCGCGCCGCAGCCGCTGTCGCCCCCGCACGGTCCAGACAGTCCGGTGGGCCGCGTCCATGAGCTCGCCGGACAGGTGCTGCTCCTGGGCGTGAGCCACGGCGAGAACACCACGTTGCACCTGGCGGAGGCGCTCGCGGGCGTCCCCTACTCCGTCGAGCACCCCTGCGTGGTCGAGGTCGACGGCGCCGCACGCACCGTGATGATCGCCGAGACGGATCATTGCTGCCGGCGCTTCCAGCTCCTCGACACGCCCCTGCGCGCGCGGGCATTGCAACACGAGGGCCTCGTGGGCCACGCCCTGGCGCGGCTGTGCGACTCGCGCGACGTCGTCGCCGTCGCGCTGGAGCTCCTCGCCTCGGAGCCGCTCCTGTTCCTCTGTCCTCCCGAAGAGCACTGCGAGGAGTGCGACGTGGCGCGGGCCAGTCTCCGCGCCACGTGACGGTGCGCCGCTCCGAGAGCGGCATCAACACTTTGCCCTCGTTTCCGCATGTGCCCTCGGTGTGCGTGCGTAGGGAAGGCCAGGCACCCGGCGAGAAGGTCGACATCAACAGCGCGGGACGTTCGCGTTGGATGTCTTCATGGCACCCAACGCAGTGCACGCCATTCTGGAGCACCTGTCACTGCCCACGCGGCCTGCTTGGGCTGGCCGCAGCGCGGGGGCCACCCCAGCACGCGTGGTGTTGAGCCTCGAGCCGTGGAAGCGGCGGGAAGCGAAGCCGTCGCCTTGCACTCCCAGAGCGGGCCTGACGGAGTTTCGTGGGAGCCTGGCGGTAACGTGTGCCCTGGCAAGGGCTGGTCCGTGTCGGATATGTGGTTGTTCTCCGCGGAGTATTGCTTCACCGCACTGCTCGTGCGTGCCGCCCACTTCCCCCTGGCCGCCCAGGCCCTCTCCCTGGGCTGGTGTCTGCCTTCACTACTCTCCTGCTGGGCCGAGCAGCACCACGAGCGGCTCGACGTGCGCACACTCGCCTACCAGCCGCCCTTTTGTTTCATTCACGGATTTCCAGGACAGACGGGAGCGGCCAACTCCTTTCGTCTGGTCATTGTGTCAGAAAACAAGAATGAAGCTTCTCAGAGGGAGAATTTCCTCGAGTCGAATTCCTTTCGAGAGTCCGTGCCTGTACTTGAACAGTCATATCGTATATTATTGATGGCACTCCGCTCGCCCATCCGCTCGAGGAACTCCCATGTCCGTCAAACCCGTCAACCACTCGAACCAGGCCGCCATCATCGAGGCCCTGAACAGGTCGAGAGAGACGACTCCCACCCCACCTGCTGACCCCACCAATGAAGCGCCTCCGTTGGTGGAGAAGAACCCGCGCCAGAACAGGTTCGAGGCCGACGGCTTCGAGCCCTCGAGCACGCAGGGTCGGACCCAGGTCCCGGAAATCATCCAGGTGGTCACGGACGCGCTCAACGGCGAGGAGGATGGCGTGCCCGAGTTGACTGATACGCCTGCTACCCCCGTGACACCCGCAACTCCCCCCGGGGCACCTACTCCGCCCCCCCCGTCAGCCAGGCCGCCTGAGCCCACTCCCGCCCCGTCGATCAGGCCGCCCGAGCCCACTCCCGCCCCGTCGATCAGGCCGCCTGAGCCCACTTCCCCCCCGTCAACTCCTGCCCCCACGAGCGCTCCCATCGGTACGCCCAAGTGACTGTGTTTCGGTAGGAATGCGGACGTGACCTCCGACGTGTAGGTCGGAGGTGTAGTGCGATGGGGCCCTCGCCCTCCATCCGCCTCCCCGCTTTCTTGGGCTCTCCAAAGCAATGACATCCCCCGACCGCATCTTCGTCAGCATCGCCGCCTACTGCGACCCGGTCCTGCCCTTCACCCTGCACCGTGCCGTGACGACCGCGGCACGGCCGGAGCGGCTGCACCTCGCGGTGGTGGAGCAGACCGGGCCCGATGTCGCCCGCGTTCCCAGCCCCGGCGGCTCGACCCGCTTCAGCTGCGTCCGCATCGACCTGCGGGACGCGCGCGGCCCCTGCTGGGCCCGCGCCCTCGCCATGTCGCTCTACGATGGCGAGGACTGGTTCCTGCAACTCGACTCGCACATGGACTTCGACCCTGGCTGGGATGAGCGGCTGGTGGCCCAGGCGCGTGCGCTCGGCGCGCCGCAGCGCGGGGTGGCGCTCTCCTCGTACCCGAACGCGTTCGTCTTCGAGGGCGGCGAGCCCGTCCGCAAGCCCACCACCCAAGGGGTGCTGGCCCAAGTGGTCAGGCCGGGCAGTGTGTTCAACCCCGAGCACCCGGTGCTCATCTTCGAGGCACAACCGGTGGAGACCACCCAGCCAGTGCCGGGCTTCAATCTCGGCGCTGGCTGCGTGTTCGCGCCCGGGCGCATCGTCGAAGAGGTCCCGTACGATCCCTGGTTCTACTTCCACGGCGAGGAGCAGGCGTTCGCCCTGCGCCTGTACACGCACGGCTGGGACCTGTTCCACATGCCCGGCCTGCCCATCCACCACCTGTACAACGACGGCAAATCCGGCGCGCCACCCCGGGCGATGCACTGGGACGCGTCGCACGAGTCGCAGCGCGAGGTGAGCTGGTGGACGCTGGAGCAGCACTCGCGCAAGCGGCTGGCCGCCTTGGTCTCGGGGGCGCCGCTGGGGGTCTACGGACTGGGCAAGGTGCGCTCGGTCGCGGACTACGCCGCCTTCAGCGGGATCGACTACGCGGCGCGGAGTCTGGCGCCGTCGGCCTTCCTGCCGCGCGTGCCGCCGCCCGCTCAGGGCCTCAACTTCCAAGAGGGGCTCCTGGCTGGCCGATAACGTTCCCGCGCCCGGCGTCCCGGGGGCTCCCGCCAAGAGGGTATGGTGGGTCGTGGCGGAAGCTTCCGGAGCGGAACGAGCGACGTGTCGGATGACAGCGTGAGCGATGCGGACGTCCCACGGACCGTGACGTTCTTCGAGGGGCCGCCGGCTCCTGGGGACGTGCCTGCGCGCCTCGCGAGCCCCTTCGACCCAGGACCCCCGGGGCCGCTGGCCCGCCGCTCGGCGGAGGCGCTCCAGCAGCGCCTGCACCAGGAGCGCGCACGGTGGGAGTCGCTGTGGCGTCCCGGTGGCGGCAAGATGTTCGGGGTGCTGGTCGTCGAAGCACCCGGAGGGCGCCTCGGCTCGCTGTGCGCGTTCTCCGGAATGCTGGAGGGCGCCTGGAACGTGGAGGGCTTCGTCCCACCGCTGTTCGACGCGGCCGCGCGCGAGGCGTTCTGGCCGGCGGGGGAGGCGGAGCTGGCGGTGCTGGAGCAGCGTCACGCGCAAGCGCTTCACGAGGCCTCGCGTGA
This genomic window contains:
- a CDS encoding Nit6803 family nitrilase, encoding MPSIRAAAVQLSPVLYSREATVAKICEQILELGRDGVQFAVFPETVVPYYPYFSFVQAPVAMGKEHLRLMNESVIVPSAVTERIGEACREAGMVVSLGVNERDGGTLYNAQLLFDADGRLIQRRRKITPTYHERMVWGQGDGSGLCAVDSRVGRIGSLACWEHYNPLARYALMADGEQIHAAMFPGSLVGEIFAEQIAVTIRHHALESGCFVVNATAWLSPEQQARLMADTGCAMGPISGGCFTAIVSPEGKLLGEPLCGGEGVVIAELDLTLIDKRKRMMDSVGHYSRPELLSLLIDRRATAHVHARHENLEEASHVRR
- a CDS encoding MSMEG_0568 family radical SAM protein; the encoded protein is MSGGETPPVVPLPANELLVELQCHGVRWQGADGLSRKGGAGPSDHKALSLGERTAMVPMLNRASLDSPYAAVPDESGTRARLFREGLPVGEVQLPGVPRFYGLTTAEGTPYWKIATLHSRDVLATTVLQHCVRMNEAATACRFCAIGQSLAAGRTIARKRPAQLAEVARAAVELDGVKHMVMTTGTPQTPDRGAALLCESAAAVTAAVNLPIQAQCEPPDDNAWFQRLADSGVVSLGMHLEAVTDVVRQRIMPGKAGVPLTRYFDAFAAAVSVFGRSQVSTYILAGLGDSEDAIAAMGERLAALGVYPFVVPFVPIDGTPLAHHPKPDSAFMQRLYSRLGGSLRRHGLHSERIKAGCARCGACSALKGYE
- a CDS encoding MSMEG_0567/Sll0786 family nitrogen starvation N-acetyltransferase, which translates into the protein MSASFALIPDTFEPWRADDLRVKPASEAWERADYYALRRAVFVGEQRLLEQDRDPRDFQAIPIVAVAHACGMADRVVGAVRIYEEGEGLWYGGRLCVARDYRRHARIGQALVNEAVARARELGCHTFRATVQAANETWFQRLHWRSLERLELLGQPHVLMQAELEHYPFLPRHGGSPPREEHRHG
- a CDS encoding sll0787 family AIR synthase-like protein — translated: MAELATLLSALRETPAMRAKQAIQHPARRLAGPPAKGEERYTRPGDDTAAFRCGDGYLLLAMEGMLPAFVEQDPWFAGWSAVMANVSDIAAMGGRAQAVVNAYWHHDAAAADQLLAGMEAACAAYGVRLAGGHTHQAPGNPACLAVAITGWARTLLSTFHAAPGQLLAMAVDLDGRWHGDAPYWKAFEGVPGERLRARLELLPALAEAGRLRAAKDISNAGILGTLLMLLEPTGCGARVDLDALPCPAGVPLERWLRVFPSYGFLMTLDAADWPYVEATFATEGVHCAAIGQLDASARLWVEHADQRAEFWNLGERPFTGFACPPRPEEH
- a CDS encoding MSMEG_0570 family nitrogen starvation response protein translates to MPAVNIKLRWPDGKLSTAYSPSTVVYEHFKAGHSYPLADFLSLAETAFNAASERVKQVRGFYCSSAMDSLAGLRLLARQYPARGARVEVLDLRTHGAEQV
- a CDS encoding MSMEG_0569 family flavin-dependent oxidoreductase, with the translated sequence MSHHNVIVVGGGQAGLSASYYLQQRDINHLVLESRTLTHTWREQRWDSFTLVTPNWQCALPGAPYQGAEPHGFMKKNEIIAYLDGFIETVRPPVREGVTVRRLAARAGGGYQVMTNAGEFSAEQVIVATGGYHTPIIPRFAERLPPSILQLQSARYRNPQSLPDGPVLVVGSGQSGAQIAEDLHLAGRQVHLAVGEAPRCARFYRGRDVVAWLADMGYYAMGVDRHPLREGVRDNTNHYVTGRDGGRDIDLRVFAMQGMQLHGQLDELEGGTLRFAPNLAVNLDNADAVYNRINASIDKYIEERGIPAPPGSVYQPVWRPSEERTSLPVEGLAAVIWCIGFRPDFTWIDLPVFNGRGQPSHVRGVTATRGLYFLGLPWLYTWGSGRFSGVAQDAEYLVDRIAAVRGGALN
- a CDS encoding AAC(3) family N-acetyltransferase; this encodes MRQQRSVEEVATQLRALGVRRGGVLLVHTSFRAVRPIQDGPLGLLRALRLALGEKGTLVMPTMTDGESLFDPASTPTHDMGITAELFWRQPGVRRSTHPGGSFAAEGPLAELICAPQPLSPPHGPDSPVGRVHELAGQVLLLGVSHGENTTLHLAEALAGVPYSVEHPCVVEVDGAARTVMIAETDHCCRRFQLLDTPLRARALQHEGLVGHALARLCDSRDVVAVALELLASEPLLFLCPPEEHCEECDVARASLRAT
- a CDS encoding GlcNAc-transferase family protein produces the protein MTSPDRIFVSIAAYCDPVLPFTLHRAVTTAARPERLHLAVVEQTGPDVARVPSPGGSTRFSCVRIDLRDARGPCWARALAMSLYDGEDWFLQLDSHMDFDPGWDERLVAQARALGAPQRGVALSSYPNAFVFEGGEPVRKPTTQGVLAQVVRPGSVFNPEHPVLIFEAQPVETTQPVPGFNLGAGCVFAPGRIVEEVPYDPWFYFHGEEQAFALRLYTHGWDLFHMPGLPIHHLYNDGKSGAPPRAMHWDASHESQREVSWWTLEQHSRKRLAALVSGAPLGVYGLGKVRSVADYAAFSGIDYAARSLAPSAFLPRVPPPAQGLNFQEGLLAGR